The Aphidius gifuensis isolate YNYX2018 unplaced genomic scaffold, ASM1490517v1 Contig9, whole genome shotgun sequence genome includes the window TCAACATAGAACTATGTCATTCAGTAAAAGCTATTCAATATATTTGTAGTTATATTAATGAAGGATCTGATCAGGCTGCATTTTCGGTAGAATCACGTGATGAAATAAAGGCATTCCAAAATGGTAGATATATTAGTTCCTCAGAAGCTGCATGGCAAATATTTGGTTTTAGGATTCATGAACGGTCACCAGCAGTTTTTCAGCTTTTTAGTACACTTTGAAAATGGTCAACGCGTTTACTTCACGGATCGAAATGCTCGCGAAAGACTTGAAAATGTGAGAAACACTACTCTCATGACTTTTTTTGAACTTTGCTCCCGTGATGACTTTGCAAAAACCTTGCTTTATATTGAAGTTCCAtcttattttacttttaataataatagttttaatagAAGAAAACAAGGATGTCCGGTTGAACAATATCCTGGAGTCAAGAAATCCAATTCCAATATGCTTGGTCGAGTATACACAGTTCATCCGACCAATGTTGAGTGTTATTATCTACGTATGCTTTTGCATCACGTCCGCGGACCAACTTCTTTCGTAGATTTAAAAACTGTTGATGACGTTATTCACCCAACATTTCAAAGAGCTTGCCAAGCACTTGGTCTGTTAGAAGACGAAAGTCATTGGAATGCTACTCTCGAAGAAGCTGTTTTATTTCAATCCGCGTCGAATCTAAGAGAACTTTTTGTTACTATGATTGCATTCTGCCATATTACTAATTTAACAGAATTGTGGGAAACTCACAGAGAGAGTATGTCATTAGACATTTTGCAACAAGAAAGGCATCGCTCCGGAAATCGCGATTTAGCTGTCACTCCATATATTCTGaataaaactttaatattaatatcttttaaaaatatcggGAAAAAACTGTCTGATTTTAACATGGAATCACCGTAACGAACTGATgataacgataataattttcttcgaGATAGGGCTTATATTGCGGAAACCTCTTATGATTTAGATATACTTTCAAATTACATTCAGGAAAATGAACCAAAATTAACAGACAATCAGCAAGCTgtttataatacaattttacaaAGTGTATTGCAAAAtactggtaaattattttttcccgATGCACCTGGTGGAACTGGTAAGACTTTCATGCTGAATCTTTTGCTTTTAAAGCTACGTGTGCAGGGGATAATTTCATTAGCAGTCGCTTTTTCGGGGATAGCAGCAACATTATTACAAAATGGCAAGACAGCACATTCCGCTTTCAAACTCCCTTTGAATCTTCAGACTACCGAGCGCCCAGTTTGTAGTGTGAAGAAGCAAAGTTCTTTAGGAAAATTGCTAAGAGAAACACGTTTTATTGTTTGGGATGAATCGACAATGGCAAATAAAGGTGGTCCTGAGGCACTTGATCGGACGCTGAACGATTTTAGAAGTGATGATCGTCCGATGGGTGGAGTTGTTGTTCTTTTTGCTGGTGACTTTAGGCAAATATTGCCAGTTGTACCAAAAGGCAGTAAAAGCGATGAAATCAATGCATGCTTAAAATCATCATATCTTTGGTCTTCCATAACATCTTTGAGACTAACGACCAATATGCGTGTACACCTTGGTGGTGATAATAATGCTGACCTCTTCTCTCAAACACTTTTAAAAATTGGTAGTGGAACTTTCCAGAATGATAACGATAGTACGATACAGATAACATCTACATTTGCAATTTCCGTTCtagatcaaaataatttaatcaataaagtATATCCCGAAATTTCTCAACTTTCCAATAAATCTAATGAATGGCTCCGTGAACGTGCTATTTTGGCCCCTAAAAATGACACCGTCAACGTCATAAACGAAAAGATTCTTTCTATGTTTGAAGCTGATGAAAAAACTTATATTTCTTTCGATACACTTAGTGATCAAGACGATGTTGTAGATATCCCGATCGAATTTCTCAATTCATTAAATCCGTCAGGTCTCCCACCACACaaacttaatttaaaaattggcgCCCCTATTATTCTCATGCGTAATTTAAATGCTCCAAAATTGTGCAATGGGACAAGGTTAAGAATAATATCTTTGAAGAAAAATCTCATCGAAGCCGAAATCCTAACTGGTTCTGCGAGTGGTTAAATCGTTTATATTCCAAGAATACCAATGATAACGAATGAATATCCCTTTGAATTTAAACGTGTCCAATTCCCTATTAAACTTTTGGTTTGCTATGTCCATTAATAAGGCACAAGGACAGACAATGAAAATATCAGGAATTGACAACACCGATCCTGCTTTACTCATAGACAATTTTATGTTGCCTGCTCCCGTGTAAGTTTGGAAAAAACTTTACATATATGCCCCTGACACAAGAACTAATAATATCGTTTATAAAGAAATATCTTCGTTCAGTTACGTATTGCtacaatagaaataaaattactttcaAAAACATTTATAGCTTAGTTAGTTATTAGACTATAGCAATTTAAGTGTTTTATATtactttattgtaaatttttattttgttatttaattttatgttaatataatatagataaaatgGCTGTACTAGagttgaatattataaaccTTCGTTAGGAAGTCAATAAGAAAGAAACTTtaaaagctaaaaattttGGCAACGCAAGCAAAACTTGCTGCCAGTCCTAAGCCTGGGTTAAAATGGGAAGGAAAATGACGCTCATAGCGAAGGTTAGGATGCAACTCTAATACTGACAGTACAGTAGTAAACCACCCTCGAGCGAAGCCGGGTAAATCAGctagtatttaatatttataaatagaggCTCAAATGCGCCCtctacaatagaaaaaaaatataaaatttcttgacccgcttgttatttatatatcaataaatagaGGAAGCGCCCcctacaatataataaaaaatatatttagacgCTCTTGAcctgctatttttttttttttagaataaatgaaggtttaatattattttttgtatgtagGGGCGCTCTAATATTCCCAGATATAAAATTGGCTTAAAGTctcaatctatttttttattgtatacggaaaaaaaattttacgttTTTCAAGATAGAACTGGtgagaaattataaaatggttaAAAAAGCCGTTTTAgagaaaatttcaaaatgaatCTTCGAGAAGGGAGTACATATTATGTTTTTAAGCTGATCTTTTGGCCCGCTCGGTAGGCATACATTACCGTGCAAACATATCACCGACGCGAGTTACTGATGCAAATCGTCAAATTTAcgtttttagtttattttaagttttaaaatttccaagaaaaatggtagctaaggaaaagctAGGAAAATGAAGGTGCCAAAAGGAATTATGTTTTGagagcaacattatttccttaataCTACTCGtatataaaacgtaattcacGAGCGTAGGTTAATCAAAATGaattggaaaatataaaaataaatataagattatAATGACAACAACTTAAACTGAAGAAAACCTTGACTAGTATatgtattcaatattaaataagagTCTACATTACATACGGTAGAGAGGTTACATGATTCGAATATCTACTGGAGTCAAAAAGCTGTCGAGCCTCAGACCATTCATCATTTGATTCGGTCATTATTACCGAGATATTTTGTCACTGAAtcgacaggctttcgacaccAAATTGAGAGGTGTCTAATTTgctcattatttattgttttaaattgtttaaacattataatggtttattgatgatagatttgtattttttataaaaataatagaagatataaaaacttgtaaaagtttaaaaaaaattttataattttcaaattaattgttaataacaattgcatgtaaacataataaaacagtataattatgcatttaaaaattaaacaatcgcaaaatatttttcaattttatatcactATATGCCAGTTGACTCTGTCTCGACACCGTTTCGATCGCGTTTCGACAGCATTATAcgattgtataatttttaaaggcttaattatactgttttatattttcacatgcaattgttattaatttgaaagttataaagaaaaaattttttgaattttttccaagattttttattttctactagCAGAAATACCCGGCTTCGCCCGGGAGCGGTATTTCAcagaaaatttcattttttttattcaaaaacaattgaaaaaaaaaacaaaataataaatgtaaatctGAAATTAGTTTACAGGCCAgtatgttttcttttttgacaGCAGCAAGATGAGTATTTTTGATCTTTCATATGAAGTCATgcattgtattttttcttttttatcttttgaagAAAGGATAAATCGCAATTatggtaagttttttttttatttttttttggttttggGGGTTTCTCATAAATGTGATGGTTAAAAATGAATCTGCACCAAGGCTCATGTctatatcataattttaaaacaaaattcataattactttaattttattttatccaatgatgtaatgaatatttttaataaaaaatgaacctATAAATTAAAGTCCgaacataattttcattga containing:
- the LOC122860106 gene encoding ATP-dependent DNA helicase pif1-like → MYNLIFWVNSRSTTVIESSEVRTKDVFGKLMIQYGNRFYHARVIATNENKAWLESLEVNLNGQITGCLLHTHQEGLFQDEVQEQEQVQEIQQELVQQQEQEEILEQRQVQEEEHEEFAEEQGRENLTIKDIDLLDIETRWLNNPKEVDRRLLKAIVGTDQLRTMTLTGRNGFNPLRQENEPKLTDNQQAVYNTILQSVLQNTGKLFFPDAPGGTGKTFMLNLLLLKLRVQGIISLAVAFSGIAATLLQNGKTAHSAFKLPLNLQTTERPVCSVKKQSSLGKLLRETRFIVWDESTMANKGGPEALDRTLNDFRSDDRPMGGVVVLFAGDFRQILPVVPKGSKSDEINACLKSSYLWSSITSLRLTTNMRVHLGGDNNADLFSQTLLKIGSGTFQNDNDSTIQITSTFAISVLDQNNLINKVYPEISQLSNKSNEWLRERAILAPKNDTVNVINEKILSMFEADEKTYISFDTLSDQDDVVDIPIEFLNSLNPSGLPPHKLNLKIGAPIILMRNLNAPKLCNGTRLRIISLKKNLIEAEILTGSASG